In the genome of Drosophila kikkawai strain 14028-0561.14 chromosome 2R, DkikHiC1v2, whole genome shotgun sequence, the window AAAGTCTTATCAGCCAGGCttccaaaaaaataattttaaagtataaCAGATTCTGTATGACTTTAACGTTTAAAAATCCAATCTAAAATATTCAGattttaatcttaaaataCACTTTAGGAAGATAAGATCTTGATTAaccattaaataaaattaatagttATTCATCTTAAAATAGTTCTTAGGAGTTCAATAAAAGGGTCATGGGGAAGGGTCATGATAACAGCTTGAATGCTCAAGATTTTCCTAAGACGAAGGGGGTTCCTTTTGAAGTCATAAATCGAAcatattctttataaatataccGATACTggacttattttatttactgcaTGTGGCTGCGCTAAACAAGTGATTTGCTATGCTGCGATTTTTTAACCCTTCAACTGAGGCATGCCGCGTGATATTGTTGGGAATAAAATAACCGAATACTTTTGACTTGTGTCTTGAAGTGTGCTCTCTTTCTGCTTAACTCCCTTCAGTGTTCTTGTTTTTCAGTTGATGTTCCATATTCCCGCTCCCAATTCTATCCGCCCCTCTATATATATCTTTCCCTCTTACTTGATGTTTAACCATATTTGATATCATTATCCTAACTGTTAACTGTTTAACTTCGAAGTGTGTTTATGCCTTTACCTAACCAACTTATTTTCCCGATTGGATGCCAATTATGTTTCCCATTGATGTTGTAATTGATGGCTAGAATACCGGTTCCCGGAGCCAGCGGTAAATTCAGTATTCagttaaaaatgaaatttgatTGCTTTACACTAGACGTTACTCTTGTGATGAGTTGTATTGTATGCTTTTGAAAACTTAAGATCTTTAAATACGTGTACCCCTACCCGCAAACGAGAGACGATCTCACACAGCCCAACTAATCACTTaactgtatatattttctatgcATCTGCCCCACCGTCACCGCAAAACAATCAAACCCAATATCGCCACCGCAACCGCGACCACTGTgtgttgttgtcgtcgtcgcttgGTGTTGGTCTCTGCGCTATCATGTCGTCGTTGTCACTCGGTATCGATCCCGAATCCGATTACGATCCCGACCCGACCCAACCCGAACTGACCCGACCAACAGTGCGCCCAGGGACGGGCCGCCTGGCTGGAGCGGGGCCGACGCTGCAGCGTCcaggatcagcagcagcagcaggccacCTGCCACCGACGCTGGGTGAAGCGCAACCGAGTAAGTGCCACCACGTAGGAAACCTCACAGGACAAGTCTCCCGCCTGTACATACTACCAAACCCGAATCTCAGGCCCAGCGGCATTTCACCTTCACCAACTTCACCTGTACCTGTACCTCTCTACCCCCCATCACCGTCTCACCACTCTTTCATGCACCACTTTTCAAGTGTCCAGCGCATTCTCTGTCAGGCGAAGCAGGCAGAAAGTTTATACGTAGCAGTAGCAGCCCAGAATGtaaattttttactttaaactgcgacatttaaaagtatttattgaTCGAAGTAAGAGCCTTGAAGCCTCCATAGGAACACAACTCTTGAAAGGCAGAAACAGGAACGCATTTTTCCCAAAACGTAACGCAacttctattattttttaaagactcTTTTATCAAATGCGATTTTGAATAAAGCTTTTTTATTCTAATATAAAAACGATTATAACGTTAGTTAAACTTAATAgaaaaccatttaaatatttccgaACATTAATGCAAACCCTCCGAAATGTACCATTCTAGGAATATAAACATTCCAGCTTCTTTGAAGTtggattaaaacaaatattactTTGAAAACCATTTATATTTCGATTGATTACTGATAATATCCCCTTCCATTGGCAGATACAAGACGCCTCCTTGGGCGGCTCTTCGGACGACGAGGATTTCCTGGGCGTTCTACGCGGTCCCAGCACCTTTGCGAACGCCTTTCTCTACGTGGGCCTGGGCACGGTGGCGCTGGGCTTGGTCATCGCATTCGTGGGCACTGGGGAGAAAGGCTTCAAAACCGTGGAACTAAGACTTATAGGGCCCTCTCTCATAGGCAATAAAACTGTTGACTGAATCTCCCAGTATTCTTCTGTACTAAGAAATCTTTTCTCTGTAGGATTGGGTCTGATCTGTTGCATTTTACGCATCCTCTTCTGCATCTGCCCATCGCACTGCATCTCATCCAGCAAGAAGACGCGCAAGAAAAACTTCAACAAAATCGATGCGGATCACACCACCTCGCTGCTGAGGAACGAAAGCAAAAGGGTATCCATAGCGAGGGGACCCAGCATTCAGGTGGGAGTTGTTATGAAGTTCTAAAGCGTCTTaaagatttgattttctaaaCTAAGTATGTCGGTagataaagttaaaatttaagcgatggaattaaattaagtaaattaatgtttttcgATAAGCTCAGGGGatatattcaggcctgctccggtaatcgtaaaattttttcgatttcgttttgggcgaaaacgaaccgttttcgtttttagctgctccggttttcggcaaatttctgctatcggatgtttcgttttctcatcgtttctcactgctcaagcagctaacttgtgttgttggtaataagcaaacaacgtaaagtactgcctattatatttacaattgccctttatctaagccagaaaaaggcaaaaaatggtagaattaagcaaatccaggcacctaagatgctgccacacttttcacagttttaattccggtggtctcaaataattatttggttaatttggaccatttaagtaatcacattaaatagcattaattataatttttttggcggtcctttaaagttattaatgtattcatttatattttataagtatttttaactggctgtttcgttccaccaacataatggcaaccttggcgataactttttgcggtgaacttatcgacctatcgccaaaccgagaaaactggttgaacacggcaaaaattttgttgtcaaatctgaggtggggtcagaaataaattttttataaaataactacctcccagaatgatcttgtggtggtgtggaataaacatcaatagaccactgagtaaacaatttttttccttttgtaaataagatctgatttcatataaaaaaagccatttacttttcattccggccagaaaaaggtgcccgtttttcaaatcgaaaaaatctttcgatttcgattaccggagcaccaatttctcgttttcaaaaacgaaaacgaaaaattcttgccgttttcgattaccggagcaggcctgaatatatTTAGAAGGGCGTTAAATAGTCATTGATGTTATTATCACTAAAAACtggtttaaaatttttattcttaAGCTAAGATAAGTAATGATTCTTGGTTTTTTGATAACAATGTCTCTGAGCAATGGTCTAAATAGGGGTTATGACAATTTGGCAGCCCTGGACTGGCCTTAATTCCGACCTTTTCCGAAGGCATACGAACGGTTATATTGTTGATGTGACGCCATAGGTCCGGCAGTGGAATAAACTGACGTTGTTCAGTGCTTAGACCATTGTTCCAATAAAGTTGACCACATTCTTATAGGTTCAGCGCTGAATAAGTTAGTTTTGAATAcataaatactatatatactataccTTTCATACAAGTTTTCACCAAATCCTTCTCTATCTATACTTTATGTAGGCCAAATATCCAATAGCGCACAAACGGAGCCAGAGCAAAATGCTCAACGAGGGAATGGAGGCACTCCGTCAAATTGCCACCACATCATTGTTTATGCAGAATGAGCAGAAGACTGCCATTAATCGCGTAGTACCGATCATCAATGAGCCGGAGAGCGGTGGTAAAAGCAAGCTTAGTACTAAGCACgaaactttatatatataatacttaAAATTACCCTTAAATACGACATGAATACTAACTAACAGCTCTCATTTTCTGTTCAGATGCTCCACTGGAGATGAAGAAACTGCAGACAGCTCTCAATGCCTGCGAGATGAGCGACGAGGAGCATGAccaagaggagcagcagcagattgCCAAACCTACAACAGCCACAACTGCCGTAACGATTAGTACCACCAAAGACCCGAcatcagcaggagcaggagcaggagcaagtGCACCTTCGAGAGTAACGAGAGCCACCACACTGAGTACCGTAGACGAGAAGCCCGACAGCAAGCTGGTGAGGCAGCGAGTGACCCTGCAACAACAACgctcgcagcagcagcagaagccggACCATATCTCCAAGTCGCAGTCGCTGTCCTCCTCTTCCACAATCAGGGACTCGCTGGACGGCGTCGTGGTCGAGGAGGAAACATCCCTGATAGATGCCGGCAACAATGTCACAGCGGCATCTGCTGCAGCTCCAGCTGTGATACCAGGCAGCTGCAGCACTGGAGCGATACCCAGATACCCCACGCGGACGGGCCAGTCCACGGGAGCGCTCAAGACGACAACGACTACGACATCGACAACGTCGACGTCGCCATCGACGACTACAACGACGACTTCGCCCACCATCACGGCGCGGCTGCCCACGTCGCAGTCGCACCCCATCAGCTACGACCTGCCCCCGGCCCTGCCGCACACGTACTCCGCATCGGCAACAGTGCGCGGACCGCTGGGCATGTCCATGAGCAGCTCCGCGTACGCGATGCCCATCAGCAAGGTGGGCGCCACTGCCGCCATGCCGCCCACCACCACAACGATCAGTCTGCTGCCGCTTCCGGCGCCGCCGACGATGGCCACCACCACAATGGCGGCGGCCAGCATTCCCGGCCAGGTGCCGGAAACCAGCGGAGCCAAGAGTCTGAGTCTGAGCTTAATGCAACCCATGCCGGCGCTGCGACCAGCCACGGCGTCCGGCCTGTCGACGGCATCGTTCAGCACACAACTGGAGCACAAGTCGCATCCCTCATCCGCCGGGTCGACGATGGGGCGTGGCGGCAGGTTGCAGGCACCGCCCTCAGCGATAGGGACAGCGGCGTCGACAAGCAAACTCGAGCCTGAACTGGTGCTCAGTCCGGCTAAGCTAGGCCAATAGAATAATGGGAATTAGTTTCGATCTTACTTAGTTAGCCGCCAGGTCATGTACATGTCTAGGTTCTATGCGCGAGTGTGAGTGCGACTGACTGGGTGTCTGTGCCATGTGTGTGCTAGAGTGAAAGGGTATTACGTAGGACGGGAACGAGAGAGGCGTGCCCAAAGCTATCTTTTAAATGTGCCACTAGAAAAACTAAGAGAACTAAAACCACGCCCAAAACCGAAACTCTAAAAAAAGGGGGTCATGTTCTGACTCAGTTCCCTACAAAATCATGATTATGATGCATGAATCCCATGTGGAAACCATCAAAAGTCCACTTCTCGGCTCAGAACATGacttattgttgtttttttaaacaaagttGTCTGTGTACCTGTAAACTCCCCCTAGGACTTACCTATGTTATCGCTTATCCCCAGATTCCTCAGTACGTTTTTCGGATGTTCCATCCACTCTGCAGCTACCCGCTTATTACTTCCGACTGTCCGACCTGTTCCTCAGGCTTCAGGTGGCATAACCATCGCCCAAGTGCTCAGCAAATACAGCTATACCAAAATCATAGCCAGGGTATTATAAAGTTTGTATTCCAAACATATCGTTAACGAAATACATAAACCAATGTAACACTTAATGTAATAAAGAGCCAAACAAGAAACCTAATGCGAAGACGGCACGCGTCCGAATTGtcaaagaaaaccaaaaacaaaatcgaAAGAATATGGCTACAAAACCAATTAGATATATATCCAACGATGTATGCGTCCACTAGACACCAGCAATGTCAGACAGCTAAATACCCAAATATAAATGTACCAGTATGCATGGGAGCGTGTTTCTGTTTAACTAATTCCAATCATAAGTCCACAAAGTTCAAAAAGTATTAGGTACTGGTGCCCGCGTCCTTGAAGCAAGCCTTGAAAACccgttaataaataaattaccagCTCTtatgttttgttattgttgtgtcctgtttttttgaaaatgagcTTATCTTAgctatcaaaataaatttggaacaagttcaaataaataaaaattaaagtattttatcATAAAAGTCAATTTGGACCTTATGACATTTCAGATTATTTTGAGATAACAAACTAACCCTTAAACACTTCACAAATGATTGTCCTTAGAGTGAAAGTCGActtaaaattctcatttttaaacaaatttaacgaacaatttaaaatatttcattaatgtAAGCGCTTGCTCCTTGAACCGGAAAGTCACCCAGAAAATTACGACGTctaataaaaagaataaaaataaaataaccggAACCATAATGTTAGGTATGGCCATATAACTACAAGAAAAAGAACCGCAAATAAGCAGATGTAACATCCTTAAAGGGAAATGTGTAAGGTGCAGGTACAGCAACCAAAGAAGCAGAAAGCCATAGAAcaagagaaaaaaattatgaattagtATGTATGAATGTATACTATATGtgcagaaattaaaattaaatacaaaagaaGATATTCGTGTATATTATTTGGGGATGGTAAAGAATGACTTTACTAAAAGTTTAATGACTTAggtaaaataaacttaaacgaatcattattgttattaaatggtttaatacaaatatttctatagttttagtttttgtaaaattttaaacataaacaacatTTTGTAAGCGGCAAGACTtcatataaaaacaagaaagaaagttaAGTTCCACAGATTGTAATTGGATCATTACGAATTACGGAATCTATCAGGagataattaaaacatttattttcattacgaatgtcgcgtgcgacattatggaaatgcccatatatttattaaaccaTAATCGTATAGTAGTGAGAACAGTCAGAAACTATAAGCAAAGTTTCACTTAGACATGGCTCGAACCGGCTCGGATGACAGCTACCACAGGAACGATCGAAAGCactttagaaaaaaattatactcTCGATGTTTTTCaaacattttgtattatttttagagtttcaattggaattttatgaatatcggacgactatatcatatatctgcTTTTAGAATGATCGGTAGAAAAATCTAAAGGTGTTATTGTACAgctgtaaatataaaaggtaaatgtaataaaacttCATATTacattgtttttgttcagcttaaatatctttaatttaaattatattatttctaaccaaaaatatacagGCATACtctggttttaattttttttatttcgttcaAGTTTTGAGATGATTCACGTGATTTCGTTATTAGCAGTACGGTTATTACTCACTGCTTTCACAcataaagtaattttattttcattttgacACGTCAAAAGTGCTCGTTTTcgaactaaaaaaataataaagaagtaAAAACGGGAGCACCTTGTAAGGATGCTATGGCAAGGATAATGACTCAGTCGGCCCAGGAGTCCtctacagaaaatatttataattttacggAGACAGGCAGGAGAAAAGACGGGCCCGGAACCGAACTCTCTTGCCCGTTTGGCGAAAGGGGTTCCGGCGGACAGCAGATGCGTCGGGGTGTGGCAGGATTCCTGCCCAGCTTGGAGCTGTGCCCGCGTCTGCGTGGGCTTGGCATTGGGTGCTCTCTGGGCGAGCGTGTGGGTGTGCAGCCATGCGATGCCTCTGGGCGTGGTGTTCTTGTGGAGGGTCTTCCGGCTGTGTATCTGGTGGTAGCCTGGGTGGCGATGCGGGCTGCGGCTCAGGATGCACCCTGGCGGTGGCTCCGGCCGTTTCCTCTGCGTCCGTGGTTCGTGTGCTCGGGGGTGCGGGTGCTCGGGCCACGGTGTCTGTGGGGTGTGTATCCATGTTGCTGCTCCGTGGTAATGTGGTTGCGCACTCGCTGAGTGCCGAGTCTGCTGCGCTGGTCTCCGTGGCTCTGGGTTGAGTGGGTGGCTGGAGCTTGAGAGTTTGGCCGCCGCACTGTAGTGTAGCCCCGCTGTAACATAGAAAGTCCGAGTAGGAGGCCATCCAGCACATCTGCCATGATGAGAACAGAGATGCGGACGCGGGTCTCTCCCAGCTGGATCGTGGTTCGTAGAGCATGCGTAAGCTCCCTGTCGGTTCCGTCTGCTAATTTTACTTGTGTCCGTACTGCGCGATGGTTCCTCCCGTCGTCCAGCTCTTGTGCCAGGCGCCTGCTTATTAAGCTATGGGAGGCTCCCGTATCCAACGTCGCGGTGAAGGGTCGTCCCTCCATGGTGACTTGGGCGCGAATACGGCTGTGGTCTTGGATGATGGCGTTGTTTACTGGCTCGGGGAGGTCGGTGGGCTCCTCGAGTGATTCCCGGATACTCGAGGCCCTTGCTCGTTTCCCGGCGCTTGGTTCCGACAGCAGTCGATGGTCCTGATCCTGGTCTGCGTCCCGTCGGTTCGATGAGTATCCCCGAGTCGCTCGCTCTCCTCGGCTCCAGGCGACTTCGAAGTTCACCACCAGGTGGGTGAGCTCGGTCAAGGTCCTGAAGTCATGGAGGCTCGTAAACATCTGGTATTCTGGCAGCATGTTCTCATATATCCGCTCAAGCTCTTGCTCGGGTGAGAACCCTGCTCGGCGTATCTTCAGGCGAAGATCGACGAGGTATTGTTTAAACGGCTCGTTCGGCTTCTGGAAGTGGGCTCGGATTTCGTCGCCGAGGCGTTGATAGTACCTAGGCGGTAGAAAGAAATCCAAGAACTCTCGGCGTACTTGTGCCCAGGTTCCTCCCTGCAGGCCACTGGTGCGAAACCAGCTCTCCGCTCTGCCGGATAGAAGCACGACGATGGCGTTGGATAAATGCTTCCTATCGATCCGGTATGTGTCTGCCCGTTCCTCGATAAGTTCCACGAAGCTGAGCGAGTCCGAGGTGCCATCGAAGGACAGCCCCCACTTGGTGATCTTGTCCACCAGCATGGAGCTGGGGTTCACGTCGAACTGGGAGGTCCCACCGCGTGGAGATCCCTCGGATTTCCCGCGTGATACTGGTGCTGGCGACGTGCTGCGGGGCACTGCTAAAGTATGATTCGTGGCCTGAACGGGTGGGGCGAAGATTCCGGCAAATGCCTCATGAGCTTGCGGCAATGGTGACTTCGGCTTTATGTCTCCCGTCGGGGAGTTTCCGTAGCGTAGCTCCATCTCGTCGAGTCGAACCTGAACTGCGTCGGGGAGCTCTGGTTGTCGCGCGAAAGCTATGAGTCGCGCCCGCTGCTCTTCAACCGTACCGGCGCGTTCTAAGCCAAACTCGAGCAGGATGGCGTCGAGTTCGTGCTTCTTCCGGTAGGATATCCAGGTGACACCCATTTTACCGGCGGTTGAATCTCCGCGGCGTATGCTACCGGTCGCGAAATCTGTCGTAGCGTAAACGACGATAATCGAACGGGGTTCCGATTCTGGACACGTGGCTGAGGCGGCTCGCCAATTGTTCGCGGCACGTCTGGTGCTAGAAATGTTGTTCGACGCGTGTCTTGGCAGCGATCGCGAAGGAAGATCGGGAAGCCCGTTCGCGTATCAAGATCGAAGGCGCGGGAAGGGAAGCGTATCCCTGAAGCGCGGAGATGCACGGCCGAGGTCCTTGAGTGGCTTGGTTTAGCTTCGTAGCGATGGTTGAGGGTCCTGAACCCTGATCCTGGAGCGTATCCCTGTTGTAGTACCCTGTTGATGATGCTCAAGGACCCTTGAGGTTTCCTTGGAGTCGAGTGGGGGTCCTGGCGTATCCTGTCGTATGTCCTTGAAGGATCCCTGAAGTATCCTTTTGGTATGTCCTGGCAGGATGCTGGCGTTGTCCTTTGCTATGTCCTTGCAGAATGCTGGCGTTGTCCTTTGCTATGTCCTTGCAGGATGCTGGCGTTGTCCTTCGTAGCGTTGATTTAATTTTCTCCTTGATGTTAGCTCTCGTAGCGTTGGTGATCGACTGATCTCGATGGCGTGGCAGCGAAGATTTATATACTTGAAGTTCGGCTGACTTCGGGCTTCCTGCCGGTAAGAGAAACCTTTCGTGCGTCGGGATAGGAAGGCTAGTTTTCTGCTCTCGTGGACGCCGGCTGCGGCGTCGACGACGTGTTGTACTCCGCTTCGgcggctctctctctctggacATGTGTTTGGCTTTTCTCTCGTGTGTACTCGTCTGACGTCGTGGAATCGTGGTCTCGGCTTTGCGTTGTGTGCTTTGCGTCGTGTGCTTTGGTCGGTTCCTAGCGTGTGGTTCGTATTCATATTCGTCAGGCGTCGTAAAATTTCTTCGTGGCTTGTTCGTCTGGCTTCGTTAAACTTTTCTTCCACGTGGCTTTGCGTTTGACTGTACTTTTACGGCGGCGGCTTTGTCTGCTGTTGCTATgcggcattttttttttctaaattctcGCCCATTTTTTTGCCGTATACTTCTCTTCTACTTTTCCCGCTTCGGTCTCTGCGGCCTAGCAACAGAAATGTTTTTTTCTAAGTTTTCGACCCTAACCTCGACCTTTCGACGTGAATTTTTTCCTGGTGGTGCTTTAAGCCACTTTAGATGGAATTATCCTTGAATTATCCTGCCtagtccctgctcgggcgccattctgtaaggaTGCTATGGCCAGGATAATGACTCAGTCGGCCCAGGAGTCCtctacagaaaatatttataattttgcgGAGACAGGCAGGAGAAAGGACGGGCCCGGAGGCCGGTATGTTTATTTGGGTGCAAAAAGGGGCAGGCGATGGTCAGGAAAACCCCGAAATCCGGGCAACCGGCTCCGCAAGCCGTAGTCCGATTGCCAGATCCGGGACGAAGGCGCATCTTCCGAAGTCGGCCCGATCCCGCAAAGCCGGGGTACCGGTGTTCCCTGATCTCCGAATGAGCGGCCCGAAGAGAGAGCTACCGGCCACGCAGTGCCATGTGCCGGCCGCCCTGGGTTCCCGAGAAGGGATGTCGAAACGGCGAGTCGATCCCGCAGGCCGAATACCGCCCCGCCGCCTCTGGGTGAGATGGGGCCGCCCGGAATCGGAGGAGACCGGTCCCGCAAGCCGAGATCTAGTTTCCCCGATATGTCCGAACAAAACGGGGTCCAAGTGAGGGCTTCCGGCCACGCAAAACCATGTGCCGGTCGCCCTGAGTGTCGGGAAGAAGGGCTCCAAAACGGAGAGACGGTCCCGCAGGCCAAGTACCGCTTCGCCGCCTTGGAAGAGATAATGTGGATGCCTAACCAGGAAAAAGGCCGATCCCGCATGCCGGGGTACCGGCCCCTCCTCTAAGGAAGGAGAAGCGAAGGGTTGCTGACCACGCTGGCCATGTGCCGGTGGCCCTTGCTCTCCAGAAATCATGGGGCGCTAAGAGGGTAAATAATATTCCGCCGTTGGGTTCGTTTATATGTCCAGAGTTTATTTTACAATGTTGGCAAACCTAGCTGTTTCCTATTGCACTCCGAGTTCTCTCCCGCAGGGGTTGGCCCTTGGCCAGCTCACCAGTAGTTTACTCCAACTCCATTTTGGGCACGTGGCCGGCGGCGTGGTTTTATTCCAATGGTATTCCTTTTAGCTCCGTGGCACGTCTGGTCTGTTGCTGGTATTCCGAGAGAAGAGGCCGGGCTCGGCTTGCCGAGGCCCTTTTATAGGCCGCCGGCGATCGGTAGCGTCGTTTTACTCCCGACTTCGGGAAGCTTCGGGTGAGCTTCGGCTGGTGTCATGGCCGCCGATCTGCTGCTCGGGCCCTGTCGTGTGTGCCGACGCCATTGATTCGGCTGATCGGGCCTTGCCTTCGGGTGTTTGCCTAAGACGGTTCGGCTGGCCGTCCTTCGGCTCGGTCGGCTGCCGGCTTCGGCCGCTCGTTGTTTTCTTCGGCTGTTCGTGGTTCTTCGGCTGCTCGTCGTCTCTCTTAAATCTAAGTCTCGAGCGCGTTTTCTCTTAACTCCCTACTCCTAAGTCCCTAGTTAGTGTGGCCTTCGTGGGTCTTTGTTTTTGGTCGCTTATGTTCTAATGCTTAATACTAAATGTATATGGTCTTACGTGCTAAGAAGGAAATGAGCTTAGATACTACAAAATGGAAATGATCTTAAACACTACAAAACTGCCCCTGGTTGTGAGGCCTCCTCACAAccttttttcgttttcaaaaTCGAATACGGTAGATCTTAGTAAAAGTAAAAGCCGAAGCATGCCTGATAGATTTCCTATAggatataaattttttttgtttttgaaattttatcaACACGAAAAAAATACGCTATGCATAAATATACATCTCTTCTTAGTTGTACTATTcattttgcaaaaatcgaTCATGTTTTCTTTCGTATGAACTGGAGATTTTTTACGCGGTTTCAAAATCCTTTAGGATCGAATTCTTTTTGGCAAATGCAAGTAATTCGTCTGGCGTCCTCTTGGAGGCATGCTCTAGCGATGCCAATACCGGGGCGCCCATCTTATTCTTACTCCCGCTAGAGCCAGTCACTTGGATTAGATGCTCCAAAGGTTCGGTGACCTCGGATTCATCGCATTTTCTGCAGTTGCCGTTGTCGGTGATACCTAGTCTGACTGCATGCGTCGCTGCCAGGCAGTGGCTTGTGAGAATTGCCTCTAACATCCTTCAGTCCTTTCGTGGTAGATGCTGAGCGTCTATCTTTGTACATGAGATTTGAGATCtgaactcctccttccatcttgaaGCCGTCGATGTATGGTAGATGTTGAGGTGTTGggcatatataatatatatattatcatGTCATTATGGGCATGTTGCtgtattgaaaaaaatttatttacatatttggCATTTGGTTTTGGTGACGGCTTCAGtcgtaaaattgtaaaatgtcAGAATCCAGTATGGCAAAGATTagtcaattattttatttattaatttattcttcCTAAATTAATGTTTACGATTCCTTCTGGTTGTCCAAAACTCTTGTGTCCTCTATCTTGAGTTTCCATCTTAGCCCTCCGATAtaggaaatataatatttcggtttataaaatattaaatatcagAAATGTATTTGCAATATCTCGTCCTTTTACTCAGCACCGATCGCTACATTTATCCTATTGACTCTCATTGCGAATACTGTGTAGAGTTAAACTGAGTTAAACGAATACTGCAACAATCGTGGATCACTCACCTCTTCTATAAGAAGCCGAATTGTGCTGCGCTTTAGGATAAACAACACGAACATAATGATGCCCATGCAATAATCGCAGTAGATACATATCAGATTAATATACCGCCAATTAGTAAAGAAAGAAATTATGCGCAGGGTCCACTGTATGTCCATCGCGACGAAAAGTCTTATAAACATTGCATATCTGTGAATAggttataacaattatttttaccaaaaaactaatatcagTGAGTATCTTATCTTACGTCTGCATTCTCGAGCTG includes:
- the LOC108086222 gene encoding uncharacterized protein; its protein translation is MYAAAGGASLASRQARQRQRQQKKNQQLQAKLHPPKAAGLGLVSGDHAAAEGASTPTRGQSRQFHQLPTNYLRAPQPHGRKLSATYTTQSKLLLPIDEGDTQSVLQLRMHSHSHAHAHAHSHSHGPAHAHAHAQAQPYQTPYQQFASSHGRVSPKLVHRHSGTGSTAGFQPVFAAGQLHKSATATLPLHMQTEADAETEAGAGATPSAVAGVKTTVTSLETATPTSPPLASTSAAAAAALAAEAEAEAELAGAAAMFVPHHDAIIVTPATPMASPGHVAKLRRPGPEELLEASAERQPLTAGEADDEEEPMHPPPGQLERKCSVYRMRRSDAFEQDTGSGLKRQLRELQFSAGAQQTQYEPLLADEPQLLFKGLGANGRKLQICAYCEEGICMCEHLECAQGRAAWLERGRRCSVQDQQQQQATCHRRWVKRNRIQDASLGGSSDDEDFLGVLRGPSTFANAFLYVGLGTVALGLVIAFVGTGEKGFKTVELRLIGPSLIGLGLICCILRILFCICPSHCISSSKKTRKKNFNKIDADHTTSLLRNESKRVSIARGPSIQAKYPIAHKRSQSKMLNEGMEALRQIATTSLFMQNEQKTAINRVVPIINEPESGDAPLEMKKLQTALNACEMSDEEHDQEEQQQIAKPTTATTAVTISTTKDPTSAGAGAGASAPSRVTRATTLSTVDEKPDSKLVRQRVTLQQQRSQQQQKPDHISKSQSLSSSSTIRDSLDGVVVEEETSLIDAGNNVTAASAAAPAVIPGSCSTGAIPRYPTRTGQSTGALKTTTTTTSTTSTSPSTTTTTTSPTITARLPTSQSHPISYDLPPALPHTYSASATVRGPLGMSMSSSAYAMPISKVGATAAMPPTTTTISLLPLPAPPTMATTTMAAASIPGQVPETSGAKSLSLSLMQPMPALRPATASGLSTASFSTQLEHKSHPSSAGSTMGRGGRLQAPPSAIGTAASTSKLEPELVLSPAKLGQ